A single Cucumis melo cultivar AY chromosome 4, USDA_Cmelo_AY_1.0, whole genome shotgun sequence DNA region contains:
- the LOC103504317 gene encoding geraniol 8-hydroxylase: MEFWTFILFLSVVFFISRLKSKSTSSSNKLPPGPNPLPLIGNLLDLGDKPHKSLATMARVHGQIISLKLGRVTAVVISSSAMAKEVLQTNDQFLCNRTIPDALTAHSHHEVGFPWIPVSPLWRNYRKICNNTLFAAKILDMNENLRRKKVEELVETVRKSALKGEAVDLGRLVFATTLNLLSNTIFSVDLADPNSELAKEFKKYVWGILEEAGKPNLSDYFPMLRKFDIQGMRKRMEIHMRNVLNLLDSMIKQRMKQQELNPDSVPKNDLLHCLLKNDTDTKIDGNQMIHLLLVLFVAGSDTTSSTLQWAMAELLRNPDKLAKAQAEIRKLVLKNRIVEEADIPRLPYLQAVVKETFRLHPVAPLLLPRKAQQEVEIASFTIPKDAQIMINIWAMGRDPTKWENPECFEPERFLGSEIDVRGRSFELIPFGGGRRICPGIPLAMRMMHLILGSLISFFDWKVEDGFEVNMEDKFGITVEMAHPLRAIPSLI; the protein is encoded by the exons ATGGAGTTTTGGACCTTCATCCTCTTTCTTTCTGTTGTCTTCTTCATTTCTAGGCTTAAATCGAAGTCCACAAGTTCATCGAACAAGCTACCTCCGGGACCAAACCCACTACCGCTCATCGGAAATCTCTTGGATCTCGGCGACAAGCCTCACAAGTCACTAGCCACCATGGCTAGGGTACACGGTCAAATTATAAGTTTGAAACTTGGACGAGTTACAGCCGTGGTGATTTCTTCTTCCGCCATGGCTAAAGAGGTTCTGCAAACCAACGACCAATTTTTGTGCAACAGAACTATTCCAGATGCGTTGACAGCTCACAGCCACCACGAAGTCGGATTTCCATGGATTCCTGTTTCTCCTCTCTGGAGAAACTATCGCAAAATATGCAACAACACGTTGTTTGCCGCAAAAATTCTGGACATGAATGAGAATCTCCGTCGTAAAAAAGTGGAAGAGCTTGTGGAGACAGTTCGGAAAAGTGCGTTGAAGGGAGAGGCGGTGGATTTAGGGAGGTTAGTGTTCGCTACTACATTGAATCTACTGTCCAACACAATTTTTTCTGTTGATTTAGCAGACCCGAATTCTGAATTAGCAAAAGAATTCAAGAAATACGTGTGGGGAATCTTGGAAGAAGCCGGAAAACCAAATTTAAGTGATTATTTCCCTATGTTGAGGAAGTTTGACATTCAAGGAATGAGGAAGAGGATGGAAATTCATATGCGAAATGTGTTGAATCTTTTAGACTCAATGATTAAACAGAGGATGAAACAACAAGAATTAAATCCTGATTCTGTTCCAAAAAACGATTTGTTGCACTGTCTACTCAAGAACGACACTGACACCAAAATCGATGGGAATCAGATGATACATCTACTACTT GTACTGTTCGTAGCAGGCTCAGATACAACTTCGTCGACATTGCAATGGGCAATGGCGGAGCTATTGAGAAATCCAGATAAATTAGCAAAAGCTCAAGCAGAAATTAGGAAATTAGTTTTGAAGAATAGAATAGTTGAAGAAGCAGACATTCCAAGGTTGCCATATCTACAAGCGGTGGTGAAGGAAACTTTTCGATTGCATCCAGTAGCTCCATTGTTGCTACCACGTAAGGCGCAACAAGAAGTGGAAATTGCAAGTTTCACAATCCCTAAAGATGCTCAAATTATGATAAATATTTGGGCAATGGGAAGGGATCCGACGAAGTGGGAGAATCCAGAATGTTTCGAACCAGAGAGGTTTTTGGGATCGGAGATTGACGTGAGAGGGCGGAGCTTTGAGCTTATTCCGTTTGGAGGAGGGAGGAGGATTTGCCCTGGAATTCCATTGGCGATGAGAATGATGCATTTGATATTGGGTTCATTGATTAGTTTCTTCGATTGGAAGGTTGAAGATGGATTTGAGGTGAACATGGAAGATAAATTTGGGATCACCGTGGAAATGGCTCATCCACTTCGAGCCATCCCTTCGCTAATATGA
- the LOC107990885 gene encoding uncharacterized protein LOC107990885: protein MEMSEEDIGGSMVEIGPTVELSLNSVIATTETTQYGVIMGSGKAVQGKRMCTRVVIGLPELTVVEDFLPLELENLDMVLGMQWLQKQGSMTVDWRNLAMTFAVGDVKVVLKGDPSLTRMEISLKMLMKQWQPNDRGYLVDFRSMGISKADSKDVESHLEHLTIVFTLLREYSLFANWKKCHFGRERIEYLGHWVSSNRVEADREKIRAMLEWPIPRNIKELRGFLGLTGYYHRFVANYGTLAAPLTRLAKKNSFHWTEEATSAFEQLKSAMVTRVGFT, encoded by the exons ATGGAGATGAGCGAGGAGGATATCGGTGGAAGCATGGTTGAGATAGGACCGACCGTTGAGTTGTCTTTGAACTCGGTG ATAGCTACTACTGAAACGACACAATATGGGGTGATCATGGGCTCCGGCAAGGCTGTTCAAGGGAAGAGAATGTGCACGAGAGTAGTCATTGGATTACCCGAGCTGACCGTAGTAGAAGACTTTTTGCCTTTAGAACTCGAGAACTTGGACATGGTCTTGGGAATGCAGTGGCTACAAAAACAGGGTTCCATGACGGTTGATTGGAGGAACTTAGCCATGACTTTCGCGGTCGGTGACGTTAAGGTAGTGTTAAAAGGGGACCCGTCGCTGACAAGAATGGAGATCTCCCTAAAGATGCTGATGAAACAGTGGCAACCGAATGACAGGGGATACCTGGTGGACTTCCGGTCCATGGGAATATCGAAAGCTGACAG CAAGGATGTGGAATCACATTTGGAGCATCTCACGATCGTGTTTACACTGCTACGGGAATATAGTTTGTTTGCAAACTGGAAGAAATGTCACTTTGGAAGGGAACGAATTGAATATCTGGGACACTGGGTATCATCAAACAGGGTGGAGGCTGATAGGGAAAAAATCCGAGCAATGCTGGAATGGCCAATTCCCCGGAACATTAAGGAGCTGCGGGGATTCTTGGGGTTGACCGGCTACTACCACCGCTTTGTGGCCAATTACGGCACCCTTGCTGCTCCTCTCACCCGATTGGCAAAGAAGAATAGTTTTCACTGGACAGAAGAAGCCACATCGGCATTCGAGCAACTGAAATCGGCTATGGTTACCCGTGTTGGCTTCACCTGA